One Ananas comosus cultivar F153 linkage group 23, ASM154086v1, whole genome shotgun sequence genomic window carries:
- the LOC109728304 gene encoding BAG family molecular chaperone regulator 4 has protein sequence MMKGSSANPLASENPDGEAIEWELRPGGMLVQKRDDGVGSPGPMIRVRVSHGSYHHEVSVPAQATFGELKRVLSQETGLEPQEQRILFRGKEKDNDECLHMAGVKDMAKVVLLEDPASKELKLEQMKRDQGITKACEAIAVVRAEVSKLAEKVSALESAVREGKKVADKEFVVLTELLMVQLLKLDSIEAEGEAKVQRRIEVRRVQNFVETLDTLKARNANPFSNSSKTVAVTTQWETFENGLGSLSAPRPMSSSTNITTDWEHFD, from the exons ATGATGAAGGGATCGAGTGCGAATCCTTTAGCGTCGGAGAACCCGGACGGTGAGGCGATAGAGTGGGAGCTCCGCCCCGGAGGGATGCTGGTTCAGAAGAGGGACGACGGGGTTGGGTCCCCGGGACCCatgattagggttagggtttcgcaTGGTTCCTACCACCATGAGGTCTCCGTCCCGGCCCAAGCAACCTTCG GTGAATTGAAGAGGGTTCTTTCGCAAGAGACTGGATTGGAGCCGCAGGAACAGAGGATCCTGTTTAGAGGGAAGGAGAAGGATAATGATGAGTGTTTGCACATGGCGGGTGTGAAGGATATGGCGAAAGTAGTCTTATTGGAGGACCCAGCAAGCAAAGAGCTGAAGCTCGAGCAGATGAAGAGAGATCAGGGGATCACAAAGGCTTGTGAGGCCATCGCGGTAGTGAGGGCTGAGGTCAGCAAGCTTGCTGAGAAG GTTTCAGCTCTGGAATCTGCCGTTCGTGAAGGAAAGAAGGTTGCAGATAAGGAGTTTGTTGTTTTGACTGAATTGCTGATGGTTCAGTTGCTGAAATTGGACAGTATTGAGGCAGAGGGTGAGGCAAAGGTGCAAAGGAGGATCGAG GTGCGCCGAGTGCAGAACTTCGTAGAGACACTGGACACACTGAAGGCGAGAAATGCGAACCCATTCAGTAACAGCAGCAAAACTGTTGCAGTGACAACCCAATGGGAGACTTTTGAAAACGGATTGGGCAGCTTGAGTGCGCCTCGGCCGATGTCTTCGTCCACAAATATTACCACTGACTGGGAGCACTTCGACTAA